Sequence from the Flavobacteriales bacterium genome:
ATCGGGGTTATCTTGTGCAAATGCCACCCGGCTCGATGTTCCCGCGTAGCCCCCAACAGCACCATGCACTTTACGTCCAAGGTCAAAGCGACCCTGGATGGTTCCAATGATCGGCGCACCAATCCACGTGGTAATCCCTCCTACCTGAACATCTTCGGTAATACCGAACTGAGCATCGAGCCCTAATGGGAAGGTCTTCAGATAGTTCTTTGACCTTCGCTTCGGTAGACCATTGAACGTAAAGAAATACCTCGTTTGATAGGGATATTCGGCCCACGATTGCTCGTAACTACCCTCTTGACCATTGATTTGACGAATCTCCTTGATCTGATACTTCGGTATCACAATATTCCCAAGGGACGCCGTTTCAAGCGTGATCTCCCGCCCATCATCGGAGATCAAATACCCTATTTTCTGGGCTCCGTCATTCAAGGTAACCACGACCATTTTCCGGACCAGTTCAATATAGTCGGTAGTATCTTGTCCGGCCGCAGGCCGCACAATCATTAAGGCAAATGCCAAAAAAGCAGCGATGGTAATAATAGTTTTCATGGCTTTGAGCTTAATTCTGCCTCAAACGCAGAGCAGAATACCGCCATGTCTTAATTGAATGCCGCGCCGTCCTCTATTGATTTGCGATTTTTCATTCTGGGCCTGCGGCCCGATGGAGCTTTTTATCGATTATCACAAAATTGCGTCTTGCCTGGCAGCTAATGTGCGCATATCGAAATGCTTATCGAAGAATTCATCGCACCACAAACACACGTTCTCCAGCGCTTCAGTTCGCGTCCGGGCATGCTCTTCGGTTACCCCAATGGCCTCACCCATGGCCCACGGATTCCCTTCGTTGAGCTGCTGAAACACGGCCGACTGGCTTACCCGTTCAACCACTTCACTGACCTTTTCCGTACGGGCATCGCCCATGGCGTCTTTGGTGCCCGGACAACAGGGGTTTATGGCCCATAGCTGTATGCTCACTTCCATTGGCACTTCTTTACCGCCTAAAAAGCCTATAGCGCCACTCAGCACTCCGCAAGGGTTATGGTTCGGGTCTCGCTTCCAAGTGTCGGTAAGCATGGCGCGCCCCCGTGCCCAATTGCCCCCGAGCCACATATCTTCCGTAGCCCCCCAATAGCCCCAGGTGAGCTCGTGCCGCACATGGTCGTCTTTCCCGATCAACGGATCCTTGTCGCTCCGAACACCGGCAGCTTCAAATAACTTGGCGATCTCACCAAGTCGCTCACCCTTATGTTTGTGATAGCGGTCTATGCTGGCGATATCGAACCGCGATACTCCCTTTTCGATCAATATCTGCAACCGCTCTGCATTCAATAAATCGCCATTAGTTTGGAGCATTACTTGAACGGCATCGCCGTATCGTTCGCGAACCTTATCCAATATGGCGTAAAGCTTATCACGTTCGGCCAGCGGTTCGCCGCCCGACAAGATCAGCCGATCCATTTTTTCGGGCAAATTGTCGACGATGGCCAGGCAATCGTCCAGCGAGATTCGAGCCCCGCGAGGGCCACTCATGTTATAGCAGTGGGCACATTCGTCGTTGCAGAGTTGCGTGAAGACCCAATAAACGCTTTCGAAATGGTTGAAGTCAGACATGCATCATTATTTTTTTCAGAGGCCTCTACTGCCCCTATTCCAAAGCCTCCCGAGCTGCGATTGATTTCCCACGGCGACCGGGTACAAATCATGAAGATGATGGCCAAAACCAAAAAAAAGGAACAACAGAAATAAAAACCTACGCCCGCTTTTTCGTTGACCGTTCATTAGAATAAATATCGAATCCCTAACTGAAATTGACGAGGCGGGGCAGCATTGCGACGTACCAAAACGCCCGAATCGGCCGGACCCACCTGAATCTGATTACTCTGAGTGGCATTGTTGCTATAGCCACTTAAGTTCTCGGCATTAAACAAGTTAAATATATCTGCCCGAATTTCCATTCGCCCACCTTCGTTAAATTCAAAGGAGTATTGTACTCCTAGGTCAAAGGTGGTGCTCCACGGCAAACGATCGCTGTTGCGCGATTCGCCCGGACTGCGATCGCTGTTACCAACATAGGCATCTCCAAAGGCCCTTCCGTCGCCGTTAAGGTCGGTAGTCCCGTAAATTTGAGCGTCGGGAATTCGATTGATCGGCTGACCGCTTTGTAGCAATGCCGCTACGCTTACACTGAATCCATCGGCCGGATACAAATACAACAATCCGTTCAGCACATGTGTGCGATCGTTGATGCTCGGCCCCCATTCATCTTCAAAGTTGTTGGCATCTTGTGCACGGAAGTTGATGTCCTCGGTGTTGTTCTCTAACCTCGATAAGGTGTAACTGAGGCGGTACGCATACTTGTCTTTTCCCCGCTCCTTAACGAGGTTCACATTTGCAGCATAATACCGCGAGTTTCCATCGGTTTCAGTAATAACGACTCCCCGCGCCGCGCCACGCAAAGTATCGCCATCGGCCACGGCATAGCTCCCATCGTAAACCGGAACGTCTCGACTTTTGTCGGCTTGTGCTTGTGAGCGCACTTCGACGTTGTTTGGGTCTATGGGATATGCGGCCGGTGCATTCACGTCGACCAACCTGAAGAGATTCTGGGATCGCGTGTGGAGCAGGTCCACGTAAAAGAGCATATTGCCTTT
This genomic interval carries:
- a CDS encoding radical SAM protein, encoding MSDFNHFESVYWVFTQLCNDECAHCYNMSGPRGARISLDDCLAIVDNLPEKMDRLILSGGEPLAERDKLYAILDKVRERYGDAVQVMLQTNGDLLNAERLQILIEKGVSRFDIASIDRYHKHKGERLGEIAKLFEAAGVRSDKDPLIGKDDHVRHELTWGYWGATEDMWLGGNWARGRAMLTDTWKRDPNHNPCGVLSGAIGFLGGKEVPMEVSIQLWAINPCCPGTKDAMGDARTEKVSEVVERVSQSAVFQQLNEGNPWAMGEAIGVTEEHARTRTEALENVCLWCDEFFDKHFDMRTLAARQDAIL